Proteins from a genomic interval of Vicinamibacterales bacterium:
- a CDS encoding aldose epimerase family protein gives MLTLARCTAPALAGILLLGSTVTKTTTKSVFQGTPVEMATLKNSRGIELQAINYGGIITSLKVPDRSGAIADVVLGFDRPDGYWADPPHPYFGAIVGRYGNRIARARFAVGGRTYTLAANNGPNHLHGGRRGFDKVLWDMSTRNTAQGSSVIFSRTSPDGEEGYPGNLRATVTYTLTDKNEVIIEYRATTDKATPVNLTQHSYFNLAGEGSGDILAHQLTVNADRYTPVDETLIPTGELAPVEGTPFDFRQPTAVGARINADHPQLKAGKGYDHNYVLNRKGVGAQFAARLTDPKSGRTLEVSTTEPGIQFYSGNFLDGTIKGKGGHVYAHRTGLCLETQHYPDSPNQKNFPSTILQPGKVYSSRTVWTFSAK, from the coding sequence ATGCTGACTCTCGCCCGCTGCACCGCGCCCGCACTGGCCGGTATCCTCCTGCTGGGAAGCACCGTGACCAAGACCACGACGAAGTCGGTGTTTCAGGGGACGCCGGTTGAAATGGCGACGTTGAAGAACTCGCGCGGGATCGAGCTGCAGGCGATCAACTACGGCGGCATCATCACGTCGCTGAAGGTGCCGGATCGCAGCGGCGCGATCGCCGACGTGGTCCTGGGCTTCGATCGCCCCGACGGCTACTGGGCGGATCCGCCGCATCCGTATTTCGGCGCCATCGTCGGGCGTTATGGGAACCGGATCGCCAGGGCACGCTTCGCCGTGGGCGGCCGGACCTACACACTGGCGGCGAACAACGGGCCCAACCACCTGCATGGCGGCCGGCGCGGGTTCGACAAGGTCCTCTGGGACATGTCGACGCGGAACACGGCGCAGGGCTCGTCGGTGATCTTCTCGCGCACCAGTCCCGACGGCGAGGAAGGGTACCCCGGCAACCTGCGCGCGACGGTGACCTACACCCTCACCGACAAGAACGAAGTGATCATCGAGTACCGCGCGACCACCGACAAGGCGACCCCGGTGAACCTGACGCAGCACAGCTACTTCAATCTCGCCGGCGAGGGCAGCGGCGACATCCTCGCGCATCAGCTCACCGTCAACGCGGATCGCTACACGCCGGTGGACGAGACGCTGATTCCGACGGGGGAGCTGGCGCCGGTCGAAGGGACGCCGTTCGACTTCCGCCAGCCGACTGCCGTGGGCGCGCGGATCAACGCCGACCATCCGCAACTGAAGGCCGGGAAGGGCTACGACCACAACTACGTGCTGAACCGCAAAGGCGTCGGCGCGCAGTTCGCCGCGCGCCTGACCGACCCGAAGAGCGGCCGGACGCTGGAAGTCAGCACGACCGAGCCGGGCATCCAGTTCTATTCCGGCAATTTCCTCGACGGCACGATCAAGGGCAAGGGGGGGCACGTGTACGCCCACCGGACCGGCCTGTGTCTCGAGACGCAGCACTATCCCGACTCGCCGAACCAGAAGAACTTCCCGTCGACGATTCTGCAGCCCGGAAAGGTCTATTCGTCCAGGACGGTCTGGAC